In one window of Nicotiana tabacum cultivar K326 chromosome 12, ASM71507v2, whole genome shotgun sequence DNA:
- the LOC107803956 gene encoding geranylgeranyl transferase type-2 subunit alpha 1-like, with translation MHGRPRKAPTTEEQEASAIKASKLRSLQSQFLQFHHNKIYTKEALDVSAKLLESNPEYYTAWNYRKLAVQHNWNLPEADNNEESIKSILDEELRLVENALKRNFKSYGAWHHRKWVLSKGHSSTDKELLLLGKFQKADARNFHAWNYRRFVTALKNIPDEKELEYTTERICDNFSNYSAWHNRSVLLSHLLKENAKGYSPKDNVFTEEYEFVRNALFTDPDDQSGWFYHLWLLDQTVKLETLLVSSWPPHGCNLSLPVDASFGDCSFSPFISLQSNTRTLPLILYFSEAVENICSSTLEVECENIVSNELVWRSLSGEETASAQAWLTYLNFPEEHAHSLKAYQVKVSLARSQGIFSSTGVHRGNSSHIAFTVSIPPYHSEHVDLKNEEKIFWSEESFCTHEAQFLESVLANLFHIERTKVDEKVVDYQWNIMTVDNEIAHYRELLATMNCKIGKLTLARLLMAHNTLMSYTCTSHRNVSHHAEILQLYDDLKKMDPAHFHYYQDEYNLVLLKQIISNQELLLKHCCKYRDPSSPKINNFCLRLNDLSLSRIGSMEQLLWVQVLDLSNNQIQSLEGLEVMQLLSCLNASHNKLCSFTALEPLRLLRSLKVLDISYNEIGAHSIDTRRYLCSSPLNHKSGGDWKTEESEMPWAEVTDHWEAYTIFKDLNLIQLDVNGNAVSDEKIKLLLIKLLPSLRWLDGEKVAES, from the exons ATGCACGGAAGACCACGCAAAGCTCCAACAACAGAAGAGCAAGAAGCTTCTGCTATCAAAGCTTCCAAATTACGTTCTCTCCAatcccaatttctccaattccaTCACAACAAAAT ATATACAAAGGAAGCATTAGATGTAAGTGCAAAGTTATTAGAGTCAAATCCTGAGTACTATACTGCTTGGAATTACAGAAAACTTGCTGTCCAACATAATTGGAATTTACCTGAAGCTGACAATAATGAGGAGTCTATTAAATCAATTCTTGATGAAGAACTCAGATTA GTAGAGAATGCATTGAAGAGGAATTTCAAGTCTTACGGAGCATGGCATCACCGTAAATGGGTGCTGAGTAAAGGGCATTCTTCTACAGACAAGGAATTGTTGCTTCTGGGTAAGTTCCAGAAGGCAGACGCCCGCAATTTCCATGCATGGAATTATAGAAG GTTTGTCACTGCACTGAAGAACATACCAGATGAGAAGGAACTAGAATACACAACTGAAAGGATATGCGATAATTTCAGCAACTATTCTGCTTGGCACAACCGCAG TGTTCTTCTTTCTCATTTGCTGAAGGAAAACGCAAAAGGATATTCTCCCAAGGACAATGTATTTACAGAAGAATACGAATTTGTGCGCAATGCTCTTTTCACAGATCCAGATGATCAAAGTGGTTGGTTTTACCATCTTTGGCTTCTTGATCAGACAGTTAAACTAGAGACATTGTTGGTTTCTTCATGGCCACCTCATGGCTGTAATCTTTCCTTACCCGTGGATGCTTCGTTTGGAGATTGCTCTTTCTCACCCTTTATCAGTCTTCAATCTAATACTAGAACACTTCCGCTCATCCTCTATTTCAGTGAAGCTGTTGAAAATATATGCTCATCTACATTAGAAGTTGAATGTGAAAATATCGTGAGTAATGAGCTCGTTTGGAGATCACTCTCAGGAGAAGAAACTGCGTCTGCCCAGGCGTGGTTGACATATCTTAATTTTCCAGAGGAACATGCACATTCTTTAAAGGCTTACCAAGTAAAGGTTAGCCTTGCTCGTTCTCAAGGCATTTTCTCTTCAACTGGCGTTCATCGTGGAAATTCTTCTCATATTGCATTTACAGTGTCTATACCACCTTATCATTCAGAACATGTTGACTTGAAAAATGAAGAGAAGATCTTTTGGAGTGAGGAAAGTTTCTGTACTCATGAAGCACAGTTTCTTGAGTCAGTTCTGGCTAACTTGTTCCATATAGAAAGAACCAAGGTAGACGAAAAAGTGGTGGACTATCAGTGGAATATTATGACTGTCGATAATGAGATAGCACACTATAGGGAGTTGTTGGCAACAATGAACTG TAAAATTGGGAAGCTGACACTTGCAAGACTGCTGATGGCGCATAACACTTTAATGTCATATACTTGCACTAGTCATAGAAATGTTAGCCACCATGCAGAAATTCTTCAGCTATATGATGATTTAAAGAAAATGGACCCAGCACATTTCCACTACTACCAGGATGAGTACAATCTAGTACTTCTGAAACAG ATAATCTCCAATCAAGAATTGTTGCTAAAGCACTGCTGTAAATATAGGGATCCTTCTTCTCCAAAAATCAATAATTTCTGTCTGCGGCTTAATGATCTCTCACTTTCACGTATTGGGTCTATGGAGCAACTTTTGTGGGTTCAAGTCTTAGATCTCAGCAACAACCAAATTCAGTCACTTGAAG GCTTGGAGGTGATGCAACTTCTCTCCTGTTTGAATGCTAGTCACAATAAACTCTGCAGTTTTACTGCTTTGGAGCCTTTGAGACTGCTAAGATCACTGAAAGTCTTGGATATCTCTTACAACGAGATTGGTGCGCACTCTATTGACACGAGGAGGTATTTGTGCTCTTCTCCCCTGAACCATAAAAGTGGAGGTGACTGGAAAACTGAGGAATCTGAGATGCCTTGGGCTGAGGTGACTGACCATTGGGAAGCTTATACTATTTTTAAAGACTTGAACTTGATACAATTAGATGTTAACGGAAATGCAGTTTCCGACGAAAAGATAAAATTACTTTTGATTAAGTTATTACCGTCACTACGGTGGCTTGATGGTGAAAAGGTTGCAGAAAGTTAA
- the LOC107803960 gene encoding double-stranded RNA-binding protein 1-like has product MAKNESFQGVSTCYVFKSRLQEYAQKVGFPTPVYEIIKDGPSHKPTFRSTVIVNNVRYDSLPGFLNRKTAEQSAAEVALKQLVDSGAMTWCLSQPVHETGLCKNMLQDYAQKMNFAIPQYEMQWHETKGKITCSFSCTVEIGGIRYIGGAATTKKEAEIKAARTALLAIQSSGLWPDDKPNDYSAYTVIPPMKKATDLGISNQESAAALKPKKGHFKKKKKMNASKQVCTKNTGDLEIQMANQAEPELHENAAVSTQGTESGPAPIGGDMTERSAVTGVGQLTSEVDSFAGCLEQQTTCATDAVQGRSTNTEAEIS; this is encoded by the exons ATGGCGAAAAACGAGAGCTTCCAAG GTGTGTCGACTTGTTATGTTTTCAAAAGCCGATTGCAAGAGTATGCCCAGAAAGTTGGATTTCCTACCCCTGTTTATGAGATTATCAAAGATGGCCCTTCTCATAAGCCTACATTTAGGTCAACAGTGATTGTGAATAATGTCAGATATGATTCTCTACCTGGATTTTTAAATCGCAAGACAGCGGAGCAGTCAGCTGCTGAAGTTGCACTCAAACAACTTGTAGATTCTGGGGCAATGACATGGTGCCTTTCTCAGCCCGTG CATGAGACAGGCTTGTGCAAAAATATGTTGCAAGACTATGCTCAGAAGATGAATTTTGCAATTCCACAATATGAAATGCAGTGGCATGAAACAAAAGGCAAAATCACATGTTCATTTTCATGTACTGTTGAGATAGGGGGAATCCGATATATTGGAGGGGCAGCTACGACAAAGAAGGAAGCAGAGATCAAAGCTGCTCGAACTGCATTGTTGGCCATTCAGTCTAGTGGGTTGTGGCCGGATGATAAGCCTAATGACTATTCTGCATACACTGTCATTCCACCGATGAAGAAGGCCACAGATTTGGGAATCAGCAACCAAGAAAGTGCAGCAGCTCTGAAACCGAAGAAAGGCCAtttcaagaaaaagaagaagatgaatgcCAGTAAGCAGGTCTGCACAAAGAATACTGGTGACTTGGAAATTCAGATGGCAAATCAAGCAGAACCAGAGTTGCATGAAAATGCTGCTGTTAGTACTCAAGGTACAGAATCTGGACCTGCACCTATTGGAGGAGATATGACTGAGCGGAGTGCCGTTACTGGAGTTGGGCAGCTAACTTCTGAAGTAGATAGTTTTGCCGGTTGCTTGGAGCAGCAAACAACATGTGCTACAGATGCAGTCCAAGGCCGGAGTACAAACACAGAGGCAGAAATTTCTTAA
- the LOC107803959 gene encoding uncharacterized protein LOC107803959 yields the protein MESEKRKERLKAIREEAAEAGDNSEVQTSIGETLGDGLTNPLIESPSASQPCNTPRPRPMNAASPAYHAQGNYNSAKRTYQPRGVNAIPLGIRRKTSPICTPPGNSSNTLDSSLGTPNNYSPPNSPQIGDISSDCFPQGGGDGSQYGQGSPYQGSGFRGSHHRGSGRSKGLLKVYYHKSMVQDPWKVLKPVIWKPHRDTRDSPNSWLPKSNSSKKAKLGETPTESTPQQSVAEYLAAAFTEAASKDTVNDESGT from the exons ATGGAGTCAGAAAAGAGAAAGGAGAGGCTGAAAGCAATTAGAGAGGAAGCTGCAGAGGCTGGAGATAACTCTGAAGTACAAACATCTATAGGGGAAACCCTTGGTGATGGCCTTACCAATCCATTGATTGAATCTCCTTCAGCTTCACAACCTTGTAACACGCCTCGTCCAA GACCAATGAATGCCGCTTCTCCAGCTTATCATGCTCAAGGCAACTATAACTCAGCTAAAAGAACGTACCAGCCACGAGGAGTCAATGCCATTCCTCTTGGGATCCGTAGGAAAACTAGTCCCATTTGTACACCACCAGGGAACTCCTCTAACACTTTGGATAGCTCTCTTGGCACACCTAACAACTACTCTCCACCTAATTCACCGCAAATTGGTGACATTTCCAGTGATTGCTTTCCTCAAGGAGGTGGAGATGGTAGCCAATATGGACAAGGCAGCCCCTACCAAGGTTCAGGATTCAGAGGCAGCCATCACCGAGGTTCAGGACGAAGCAAGGGTCTATTGAAAGTTTACTATCACAAGTCAATGGTGCAAGACCCATGGAAAGTATTGAAGCCAGTTATTTGGAAGCCACATAGAGATACACGTGACTCTCCGAATTCCTGGCTTCCAAAATCCAATAGCTCAAAGAAGGCTAAACTTGGAGAAACTCCAACAGAATCAACTCCCCAGCAAAGCGTCGCTGAATACCTGGCTGCCGCATTTACTGAAGCAGCTAGCAAAGACACTGTGAATGATGAATCTGGCACATAA